The following proteins are encoded in a genomic region of Magnolia sinica isolate HGM2019 chromosome 1, MsV1, whole genome shotgun sequence:
- the LOC131253168 gene encoding probable glycosyltransferase At5g03795 codes for MIKKKHAWHISPTRAVEECSILDKVEAGLAKARAVIREAALNGKLLSSPEPDPDYVPRGPIYRNPHAFHRSYLEMEKVFKIFVYKEGEPPLFHDGPCKSIYSMEGRFIHDMEMENQFRTRDPEQAHVRFLPFSITNMVHFLYQPKSFDLDPIKRTIVDYIDIISHRYPYWNRSFGADHFILSCHDWGPHASSALSYLYHNSIRVLCNANSSEGFNPSKDASLPEINLKTGDTVGFIGGPSPSRRPILGFFAGGVHGPIRPALLNHWKNKDEDLRVYEYLPKDISYYDMMKSSRFCICPSGYEVASPRIVEAIYSECVPVIISDNYVLPFSDVLNWKSFSVQVSVGDIPKLKSILMGISQQQYIRMQRRVKQVQRHFVVNNPPKRFDVFHMIIHSVWLRRLNVRVAHHPNC; via the exons ATGATAAAGAAGAAACATGCATGGCATATTTCGCCAACGAGAGCAGTTGAAGAATGTAGCATACTAGATAAGGTCGAAGCGGGCCTTGCAAAGGCACGAGCGGTGATAAGAGAAGCTGCCTTGAATGGGAAGCTGTTATCATCACCTGAACCAGACCCGGACTATGTTCCACGGGGCCCAATTTACAGGAACCCCCATGCGTTCCATCG GAGTTATTTAGAAATGGAGAAAGTGTTTAAGATCTTTGTTTACAAGGAAGGTGAGCCACCGCTTTTCCACGATGGTCCTTGCAAGAGCATATATTCCATGGAAGGAAGGTTTATTCATGACATGGAGATGGAAAACCAGTTCAGGACAAGAGATCCAGAACAAGCTCATGTTCGTTTCCTTCCATTCAGCATCACCAATATGGTTCACTTTCTTTACCAGCCCAAGTCCTTTGATCTCGATCCCATCAAACGGACCATTGTAGACTACATTGACATCATTTCCCACAGATATCCTTATTGGAATCGAAGCTTTGGAGctgatcatttcatactttcttGCCATGATTGG GGGCCACATGCATCATCTGCCCTTTCATATCTCTACCACAACTCCATCCGGGTCCTATGCAACGCGAACAGCTCTGAAGGATTCAACCCTTCCAAAGATGCATCCCTACCAGAGATCAATCTCAAGACAGGTGACACTGTGGGCTTCATTGGCGGCCCATCCCCATCTCGCCGTCCGATCCTCGGTTTCTTTGCTGGAGGAGTGCATGGTCCCATTAGACCGGCGCTCCTGAATCATTGGAAGAACAAAGATGAAGATCTCCGTGTGTACGAGTACCTACCGAAAGACATCTCTTACTATGACATGATGAAGAGTAGCCGGTTCTGCATATGCCCGAGTGGGTATGAAGTTGCCAGCCCGAGGATCGTCGAGGCCATCTACTCGGAGTGTGTCCCGGTCATAATCTCTGACAACTACGTCCTCCCATTCAGCGACGTTCTCAACTGGAAGTCGTTCTCGGTGCAGGTCTCGGTCGGTGACATCCCCAAGCTGAAGAGCATCTTAATGGGAATATCTCAGCAGCAGTACATACGGATGCAGCGGAGGGTGAAGCAGGTGCAGCGGCATTTCGTGGTGAACAACCCACCTAAGAGGTTCGATGTGTTTCACATGATCATTCATTCAGTGTGGCTTAGGAGGTTGAATGTAcgcgtggcccaccatccaaactgCTGA